The window AATGAATAATATTGACTTAGAATGTGCAAAAAAGCTAAATATAGAAGTAAAAAATGTAGCAAATTATAGCACACAATCCGTAGCACAACACACGCTTATGATGGTATTAAATCTTATTGCAAAACAAAATTATTATGATGATTTTGTAAAAAGTGGCAAATGGGCAGAATCTGCTATTTTTACACATATAAATAATAACTTTGAACTCTATGATTTAGAAAATAAAAATTGGAGCATTATAGGATTTGGCAATATCGGACAAAAAGTGGCAAAGCTAGCAAGTGCATTTGGTGCAAATGTGAAATATTATTCTACAAGTGGCAATAATAACAATGCAAATTTTGAAAGAATTAGCAATCTAAAAGATTTATTAGAAAATAGCGATATTATCACTATACACGCACCACTAAATCAAACAACAAAAAATCTAATCACAAAAAAAGAATTAGCTTTGCTAAAAAAAGATTCTATTTTGATAAATGTAGGCAGAGGTGGGATTGTAAATGAAAATGATGTAGCTAGTGCATTAAAAGATAAAGATTTTTATTATGGTTGCGATGTGCTTGAATTTGAACCTATGATTAAAAATCATCCATTTTTAGATAAAAATATTTGGCATAAATTGCTATTATCTCCACATATTGCTTGGGCATATAAAGAAAGTAGAAAAAGATTAATTGAAGGTGTAGAAAAAAATATTATGGATTTTATAAATAAGGATTAATAAAATGTCAAAAGTAATACTCATAAAAAACGATTCTATCGGCGAGCGTGGCGAACTAGGAAATAAATTAATAATAAATTTCTTAAAAGCTCGAACTAAGATTCTGCCAAGTAAAATATTTCTATTAAATCGTGGAGTATTGCTTGCTACACAAAATCAAGATGGAATCTTAGCATTAGAAATACTAGAATCTAAAGGTGTAGAGATATTTTCTTGTCAAACTTGCTTAGAATTTTTTGATTTGCTAGAAGAGCTAAAAGTAGGAAAAGTAGGAAATGCAAAAGATACACTAGAAGCATTATTAAATGCAGAAAATACAATCACACTTAGCTAAAAATTATAAATAAAGGCTTATTAATGATAATTGATGATAAATTACTAGAAAAATTAGAGAATCTTAGTGCAATAAAAATAGATGATGACAAAAAAGAAAATATTAAAAGCGAGCTAAGCGATATTTTAAATTTTGTTGAGAATCTAAACAAACTAGATATAAAAGAGAATCTAAATATACAAAAATTTGATACTCCACTTAGAGAAGATGAAGTGATTTCATCTGATGTTGCAGATTTGGTGTTAGAAGAAGCGCCAAAAGAGAGTGAAAGATTTTTCATCGTGCCAAAAATAGTTGAATAAATCAAAAGATAAATGCAAAATATAGATGTAAAAATAGAAGATTCTTGGAAAGAAAACCTAAAAGATGAATTTCAAAAAGAATATTTTTTAAAGATTCGAGAAAAATATCATCAAGCAATTAAGGTTGCTACCATCTTACCACCACCAAAATTCATTTTTTATGCATTTTCATTAGTAAAATTTGACGATGTGAAAGTTGTGATTTTAGGACAAGATCCATATCATAATATAGAAAACAATATTCCTCAAGCACATGGATTATCTTTTAGTGTGCCTTATGGGGTAAATCCACCGCCATCTTTAAAAAATATTTTTAAAGAATTAAATAGAGATTTGGGGGTTAAAATACCAAAATGTGGGAATCTAAGTAATTGGAGCAAAGAAGGTGTATTATTACTAAATTCAATTCTTAGTGTTGAATATAAAAAACCTCTCTCACATTCTCATTTTGGCTGGGAGATTTTCACAGATAAAATTATTGAAACTCTCTCACAAAAAAAAGAGAATCTCATTTTTATGTTATGGGGAAATTATGCTAGAAGTAAGAAAAACTTGATTGATACTTCAAAGCATCATATACTAGAAGCCCCACACCCATCGCCACTTGCAAGGGGATTTATAGGTTGCTCACATTTTAGTAAATGCAATGAAATATTAAAACAAAATGGAATTAAAGAGATAGATTGGAATCTATCCTAATTATTAGTTGATATTTGTATATACATTTTGCACATCATCATCATCTTCAATTTTATCAAGCAATTTTTCTAGCTCTACCATTTGATTATCATCTAAATCAATAGGACTTGTAGGGATATATTGCAAACTAGATTGCAAAACTTCTATATTTAGATTTTTTAATGCCCCACCTAGTTCGCCAAAATCTTTATAATTTGCATACAAAAATACACCTTCATCGCTTTTTTGTAAAGATTCTAGCCCATAATCAATAAGCTCTAATTCTACATCATCGAGATTTAACCCATTTGCATTGATTTGAAACACTGCTTTTCTATCAAACATAAAATCTAGTGAGCCATTTGGTATCACTTGTGCGTTGTGTTTATTGCAATAGCTTTTGATATTTGCTATCGTCCTTGTCGCATTATCGCTAGCACATTCAATTATCATCATCACACCAAATTGTGCTTTTGCCTCATATATTATTTCACTAAGTTCTGCATCCTTGCCACTTGCTCTTTTTATCGCAGCTTCTATATTATCTTTTGGAAGATTCTGTGCTTTTGCATTTAGTATTGCGGCACGAAGTTTTGCATTACTATCTGGGTCTCCCCCACCATCTTTTGCTGCTAGAGTGATAGCTTTTGCGAGTTTTGGAAAAAGCTTTGACATCTTATCCCATCTTTTTTCTTTGCTTGCTCTTCTATATTCAAAGGCGCGTCCCATTTAAAAATCCTTAATTATTATAAAATTAATTAAAAATTATATCAAAAGCATAATCGTTCTAAATAAATAATATTTTTTTGACGATTATGGAATAATTTTTAGCACAATATTACAAGGAATAAAAAATGAA of the Helicobacter sp. MIT 99-5507 genome contains:
- a CDS encoding YebC/PmpR family DNA-binding transcriptional regulator; this translates as MGRAFEYRRASKEKRWDKMSKLFPKLAKAITLAAKDGGGDPDSNAKLRAAILNAKAQNLPKDNIEAAIKRASGKDAELSEIIYEAKAQFGVMMIIECASDNATRTIANIKSYCNKHNAQVIPNGSLDFMFDRKAVFQINANGLNLDDVELELIDYGLESLQKSDEGVFLYANYKDFGELGGALKNLNIEVLQSSLQYIPTSPIDLDDNQMVELEKLLDKIEDDDDVQNVYTNIN
- a CDS encoding D-2-hydroxyacid dehydrogenase; translated protein: MNIVLLDAQTLGNDRLDSIAKLGNFKSYDVTKADEVLERVKDADIVLTNKVVLDKNILEKLPKLKLICITATGMNNIDLECAKKLNIEVKNVANYSTQSVAQHTLMMVLNLIAKQNYYDDFVKSGKWAESAIFTHINNNFELYDLENKNWSIIGFGNIGQKVAKLASAFGANVKYYSTSGNNNNANFERISNLKDLLENSDIITIHAPLNQTTKNLITKKELALLKKDSILINVGRGGIVNENDVASALKDKDFYYGCDVLEFEPMIKNHPFLDKNIWHKLLLSPHIAWAYKESRKRLIEGVEKNIMDFINKD
- the gatC gene encoding Asp-tRNA(Asn)/Glu-tRNA(Gln) amidotransferase subunit GatC; translation: MIIDDKLLEKLENLSAIKIDDDKKENIKSELSDILNFVENLNKLDIKENLNIQKFDTPLREDEVISSDVADLVLEEAPKESERFFIVPKIVE
- the ung gene encoding uracil-DNA glycosylase, with product MQNIDVKIEDSWKENLKDEFQKEYFLKIREKYHQAIKVATILPPPKFIFYAFSLVKFDDVKVVILGQDPYHNIENNIPQAHGLSFSVPYGVNPPPSLKNIFKELNRDLGVKIPKCGNLSNWSKEGVLLLNSILSVEYKKPLSHSHFGWEIFTDKIIETLSQKKENLIFMLWGNYARSKKNLIDTSKHHILEAPHPSPLARGFIGCSHFSKCNEILKQNGIKEIDWNLS